The sequence tcgctatgtgcttcttaaactgacttcctattgcactaagaggaggtgcaggcagcgctcaccacacaaaatacattaatttcacgatattcctgctccctgaacatttagaatgctaagataaatacttgatatcattttcatgattaaatgcattaaagcatgtattaatcatgtgggggcacagtggcatGGAGGTTGCACAGCTGCCTCGCAGCAAAGGGGTCACGGGTGTTAATTGCCTTGAATATGCAGGTTTTTTTGGTGGGTTTattcggcgtgcttcagtttcctttgaaagacatgtaggatgtggggttttgttatgctatattgaccctacTAGTGTATGTACTGCTCGTATTCAACCTGCAATGTGCCGGCGCCCCGTTCAGGATTTGCttctgccttgcacacaatgattgctgggatgggtgcaattctgaatggatggcataattaaacatgtataacaaagattttttttttaaagttctgaacactccgcgGTCTAACGTTTatagtgtggtgattggttatgtggagaaaggaaaaggatattaactgggggtttggtacgtcagacagagacagcacacatgcaataaagaaagcccgctcaacatatagttttttttttcttcactgtgtccatattttttttcttcaccgtggacCTACTAcgcttccgtagggctataccataaatagcattataaatgcaagttgcagttttatcaTTTGTGTACATAGCTTAGcctgaagcaaggtccatattaatgcagttttcagtccataatattaattattaatgcagtttgccttgatgatggttcagttggtaaagatgtcatcaccaagttgtacttgttttattttatttttatttggtgaatactgtgtaatgcacctaggcttgaagtcttgaattaatagtattattactggaagctgcactattatttattttattgttattatttattagtttaaataatatgcagtttaatgatggtaaagttgtttaaaaagtcactttaatgtgtcagtggacagagatgttaacattaacagaaagtgtagtatATTTACTATTGTGACAggtggccgggtcccatgcccggctgggacgccccttctgtttatgttctgggggagcagctATGGACATCTCACTACCtaccccgggacgcttggtggcagcctccctggctgacgatggtgcctcagtttcctgcacgGTTTCATGGGAggtggagttctccacaaccctgtggggagcTGGGGTGgacgccagggggtgctgcatggagccAGGAACCCACCTGGACATCTCTaaagccccacccggaagtgcaattagcacttccgggtgggctataaaaagggccagcatccaccactcaggggccagaattgggaggaagaggatgaggttgcccaggaggagtggtggtgccaaggtggagagAAAAGAGTGTTTGTGCTGTATTAAGTGCTTAtggaactgtgttgtggctggagggactacggggaagacgtgccctccagctgaagaaaaataaaaagactgtttattttacacgtgcctctgcgtaagtctgtgggggtcgggcgctatatagcacctttcacactatttattccttttctaagacatgtttagTGCAATACAACTTCTGATAAgaacctctggatattttactaagtataACTGattctttggatggttgaaaatatgttgttaaaattttagtttaagttgtttgcaaaatttgttcaataaaaaggttctatattttgactgcaactctCATGCAATgagattccttctcttcattagtgccagcCCCTTGAAAACTTGAAATCACTTTATGGAGCCATGCAAacttgtattaatacttgtgtccacattaaaaaaaaattttgtacaatgtacaattctcatgacagtggaataggttataaTTTTGGAAAATACCGTGATACAGAATTAtggtcataccacccagcactatgTTAAACCATGCAAAACATTTTCTCCACAAAAAAGGGTCAGGCATTCCTGGTAGCTGCTGAGTTACTTTGTCTCCTGCTTTTAAGGGGAATATTGTCCAATTCTTTATAAGTTGCACTTCCACATCTGTTAGGACTTTGCCGTTTCCCTTCTCAACATTTGTCACTATCTAATTCCCTAAATACAGATTTGTCACTCTATGCTCAATATGTTgaacttaattttctaatttctgcTTAAAGAATTGAGAAATAAAAGTCATGTTATACAGGAGGTGCACACCGCAGACAATTTAGTTTATGTAGGTTTTCACAAGGTAAATAGCAATTAACTCCTGACAACAGGATGTAATTGCTCTTATATACTTACACTGTTCAAAATTTCACAAGAAAATACAGCTGTGAGCAGATGATGCCTTCCAGACATTTTGAAGCATAATATTGTGgttaaggtattttttttttttttaaataacctgaATGAATTCTACTAAAATCAACCCATAAACAAAATGTTAGAAAACAGTGTCAAGAGTACAATGTTATTATAAAGCAAacccaaaaagaataaaattgatAATGTAATCAGTTAGAAAATTGTCTTTGCACATCCACACATGTACCAGAATAGTAATGCTTAAAAACAATGCAACAGCGCAGAggtggaagaaataaagtgaaagaaggtgaaaagtttaaaaaagcaaTTTCCTGCGCATGCTTTAGTTCACTGAGGCTTGCCCAGCATGATTCACATTGTTACTAGGTTTCTCTGCAGAAACAGCAAAGGAGTTTTCTGAAggataatacaatttttttaaaatacttttgaaaatttTTCACTGACAAGAAAAGGGAAACTGTGTTATTGTTTGAAGACCCATAAAGAAGAAATAATCTAAAAAGTACTAAAAGCTAGAAAAGCATTCTGAAGAGATTTCATTAATAATTAACTGTCTTTCACACAGAGGATTTCAAAGAGAACAGGTAGGAGTATTTTTATGTAAATCCTTTCAAATACAAATcttaagcagaaaaaaatatttttaaatgatttacagtCTCAAACTATGAtgctttttcattgtgtttgacataagacagaaactaaaaaaaaaaaaaagaaaaggataaaaGAACActattacatacacacacattttcactttatcaATCAGATCAAAACAGGTAAGCTTGTTCTGGTGGTGAATAAAACTCAATACAAATCTGTAGTATATATAAAAAGTGTGCACTGATGAAACATTCATACCAATAACTACAGtaaatgtaatacaaaaaaaaactgattagatttcgacagacagaaagaaagaaagaaagaaagaaagaaagaaagaaagaaagaagtatgCTGTTCTTCTTAGAAATAAGTAATACTATATATCTGGAGCAAACTTACTATATAATAAATTAGTTTCAAACATCAACTTATAAATCTTTTGAAATAGGGTTACATTTACCTATTTCAAAAACACAACAGTTTTAGATTACagtaaatataagtaaaaaatacaaacatattaagaaaacaacacaaaatacaaaaatgaatgaagaacaaCTGTACCACTTTACTACCAAATTCAGAAAATACTGCATGTACATTATCTTTGTACATACCACAAAAACGCTTACATGAATTATaactaaacacaaaacacataatTTCCTCTTGGATTAATAATGGCTATGGATATCACAGGCAAGCAAAAAAGCAATGAATGTTTTACAATTATCTACCAAATTTCACCACCAGGGCAATGCAACTTTATTTAGTCTTCATTACAAAATTGTTCAAACTCTGTTAGGTTGTGATAGACCTGATGTTGAACAGCAATCATTATTTCATCTCAGGCATTCATAATTAAAATGACCATAATGTAACTTGGTGACTGTGGAAAAATGATTTTTGATTTAATACTgcataaaacatttcattttttcaatagTAGACACTGTCTAAGGAAGTCTTATCTGGGCAACAGAGAaactaatcaaaataaatagatgATTTTACTACACActatacaaattttattttgttgagaCAAAAGTGGTATTGTTTCATTCAAATAAAGGAATAATTAGGTTAATGgcaaaaaatgtgaacaaaaaaaatgagtatCAGTAAACCATATGAAACTAATACTTATTGGTTTTCTTGTACAGTGCGGACAGTATTCAAAACCACACAATGTTTTCAGTATTCATAATTTATTACATAATAGGTACCCCACTAATTTTACATTAACCACTTTTACTGTGAAATAGGCAAATGTGAAAGTAATGTCCTTGCATATgattccatttaaaataaaagcagcatTCCTTAACAGAAAATTACCACTAGATATAACTTGCTTTTCAACATGCTCCTTTGATTTATAGATTACTTTTACACCGAATAAGAAACAGGTACagaggaaaatgaaaataatttaaaattacttttatttgcaaACATTATGACaattttactgctaaaatatttgtgatgtacaattttttttttttggccatagAAAGGTATTCCCACTTGAGACAAAAAGTTATTATGTTTCAACTTGATGCTGCAAAGAAAAGCTTTTTGGGCTGTCTGGGagtctgtatttttatttgcacAATCATATACAGGAATGCAAAGGGATTATCTCATCAAGACAGGTCACTAATTGATGTACATGAAGCAGAATGTGGCTTTTATCCTGATGAGCTATGTTCATCTTTTTTCCACTATGGGGATTTATCTCCAAAGCTCACCCTTGCTTGTCAAAAACTCTACTGGCCAGATAACCTTCTGCCATATGAAGGATTCAACTGTTCCAGTGTGATACAAGACCTACATTTCATAACAAAGCCTCTTAGTAGACAGGAAGAGACATACCCATTAGCCTACATTATTACCATTCATAAAGAATTGGACATGTTTGTGAGGTTACTAAGGGCTATTTACGCACCACAGAATGTATACTGTATCCACATTGATGAGAAATCCAAATGGAGATATAAAGAGACTGTAAAAGCACTGGTAGACTGCTTCCCAAATGTTTTCCTGGCTTCATCTAcagtaaatgttgtgtatgcaggCTATTCTAGACTGCAGGCTGATATTAACTGCATGAAAGATCTCCTACGCTCACCAACTGCCTGGAAGAATGTTATCAATCTTTGTGGTCAGGACTTTCCCACCATGACCAACAAAGAAATTATTCAGTTCCTCAACAGCAAaacatggaaaggaaaaaatatcaCACCTGGAGTGAAGCAACCTCTTGCTTTTAAGCACAGAACAAGTatgaaacacaaagaaataacAGCTTTTGGAAATTCATATGTTTTACCATTTCTTGTCAAGAAAGATATCCCTCCAGCTAATCTTGATATTTACTTTGGATCAGCATACTACTCCTTAACTCGGAAATTTGTAGAGTTCATCTTTGAGGATAAGAGGGCTCAGGAGCTTCTAGAGTGGTCCAAGGACACATACAGCCCTGACGAACATTACTGGGTAACACTTAATCGTTTGCAAGGTAAGATATGAATATGTATCATTTTCAGAAATAACCTGACaaggatttgttttcttttatgttttaactactaagctgtttttttatttgtatagtttCATCCCTGATGCTATATCCAATGAAGAGCTACAAActtaactactgtatatgtagTTTATTAACCCTAACTCGAGTACTGAACACAAACAGTACAAAGTCACTAAGATAATGATTTGATTATATTATTTGCTACCCGGAAcagattaattttatattattagtgGGGCCACTGTTCAATTAAACAATTAACTGTGATTAATAGTATGCTCAAAATGTTTcatcaaaattaactgcatattaatcTCAATTTATCGCATTTCCTTCaggcatattaatatttttctacaGAGCAGAAATAATCAGTGATTCATTTCTAATTAAACAGTTCTTTGTAACAAAACTAACACCAAACTATCACCAAGCATCCCTTTCTTCACCCCACCATGGTTTGCTGTAATATTTGGGACAACCAATACATATGGCTAGAACTGCTGTGTTGCAAGGCAAAATACTAAATGCACTATCAATTAAAACAACATATACTATGGTTCAGCTTTTGTGCACAATCAGCACTGTTATAGCTCAGGTTGTGGATAACTGCAGGATAGACATGAAACAACTCTGCAGCTGTGATCTGGAAAGGAGGAGTCATTAATTAGATTGAAAATGTAAAGATTAGGCTTTTAAACAGCAAAGGACAGACTGAAGAAAAACATAACTTGCATCTGGCAAGGTTATTTATTTAGAGGTGTTAAATTCCACATTGCCATAAAATGTATAACTTTTGGATTATAAAATAAGCCTGACTATCTTAACCTTCATCTCAAATCGATGAAAATATTATATCATCACTTGAGTTTTATTCGCTATAGTATAATTTAGGCTAATGTAGGTTATAATGAAGGCAACAGTAagcaaatacaattaatttaaCAACATACCATGTCTGCTTTGGTGGAAGTCCAAGTGAGGTATAAAGAACAGAGCGATTCCACTCTGTTTTACCTGCTGTTTAGCTGCCTGTACATGCGTATGACTTGCATCGTGGCGTTTCAGGTCAGATTTCCCTCCATGAGTGACCAAAAATGCTTGTCAGCATGCGTATATGTCGCCAGGGACAGGACTGAACTCGGACCTATACCTCGACGACCCTTTTACAGGCAAACTAAGATTAAAATACTTCACCATAACAGACTTGAATTTACACTGTGTGTACTGTCTTGTTCAGAACGTTCTGCTAAACTATACAATGTGTGAACATAGCATAATGGCAAGGATGACGATAAAGAGCAATTTCACTCAGCACAAGGGTTGAAATTATTCCTCAAGAAACTCAAGTAATTCAGTTAACAATTGAAGCAAATTCTTTGCAGCAAAGCTTCATATAATCCATATAACTACACCTCAGTTAGCTCAGCATATTTCACACAGATGATTGTAAGTGTCTCACAATGCGCTTACGCTGTGAATACGAGACATGAAGGTGTGATTTAATGGTACCAATTGCAAAATGGATATGAAAGAGGCAGAAAATAGtgaggggcaaaaaaaaaaagtgtattccAGCAACATCTACACCATCAGAGTCTCTCTTTTCTGCAGCAGGAAACATTTAATCAAATCAAAAGCAAGCTTCAGTTCTGAGCATGTTAATatgctcatttttcttcattgCAGCCTTTAAAGGCTTATGCACACAAACTCACACCATATCTACCCCTTCCTGGGGATACAATCCGACACATGCCAGAAAGCCTTTCAAGAAGACAGTAAAGGCTTAAATTATGCCTGAGCTGTAGTCAGGTTAAAATTTTTAGTTCTGAAAGTTATTTTGAACAACCAAAAAGGTAATTTTTACatgttattattgatttatgCCTTAGTTTATTGGCTGTATGCATGCCTTTTTAAAGTACTTTGCAATTGAtagattatttttctatttacttgtttttgcatctcagacatttttttttttaaaacccagaaTGTAGTATCGCACCTAAATGCACTAAAAAGGTTTAGGGCTTGTTTATAattcacgctcagaatgcatacatgcccgcatcatggctgccacacattcccagcattcatttgacacgtcctctgagcaggtcctcagaaatgaacgcgacctgtgcgcgagttgcagtaccagcaaaaagtcagggggcgcagcgtgataaaagttgaaatgtgacatcagagtctctgtttactatctacatgagacagaaagcctctatgcgaaTCCTACGAGATCGAAGTGtgcgcttcaatgtttgatgaatggttcgatgtggtgaagcaaaatgccaacatacaaatgcattcgtggtgcttttatattcaagcgtcgcatattcccgatcgtaatgacacgaaacattttaaaagtctcacatactatcTTTTGCGCCgtctttttttgtaacttcacaacagcaacataatgtacagcgctgtatttgagccacagagaaaaaaaaaattaaggacatggtaaaaacgtgtattttgtaatttaatctcgaaatgtccactttaaccttgtagtttactttatcattaaagcagaccatcgtaaacgtcatcccagtttttaatctttacgagcttcttggacctgacagcagcgggaAGCAACAatcaatcaccacacagaacacaataaatatatgccattccaactctctgcaaatttagaatctttaaatTTATACTGGAgattactttcatgatgaaatgcattaaagtatgtatgctacattttacagataaatagttaattttgtttaaataatgaatactgttaataattacacacatgggggtgagacagtggcggagcggtagcactgctgtctcgcagggagtcatgtcacttgtattccctgcttggagtttacatgttttcctgctgggtttccacactgtgctccagtttccttcaaaagatatgcagatttggggatttggtgctgctaaaatgacaCCAGTGAATGTGAGTGCTTGTTGCGATGATCTGAGGCCCCATGCAGGgatcgtgcccaatgcttgctggaacgGACaccatccctggattgatggatttaatcatcaAACATCCTTTTCCAAGATATTGCGGTAAAGTGTCATGGCAATTGAATGGATGCTACAGGAAATTCACACCATagcaaagccgaacctgttctcacggTGAGGAATATCTTGCACAGCCACCAGCTCGATTCCtacagatttacgtaaagtacactcgcaagtataaacagtaaaatgcttgcgtaaatgcatgcaaaaataattttattgttattaagtaataaaaatgttgttttttctaAATAAGGAAATCAATTAGATGTTAATTAAGAGAGAtgccttattttcttttttgtatatttactattaatcttaaaaaagcaaaggTATTTCATATCCAATTACTTCATTAATTAATGGAATAATCCGTAGAATACTAGAGTACTTAAATAATTGATTGCTGCAGCCACACTTAGCACATAGTGCTCATTTGTCTGCAAAATTAGTGTGACCCGAAAATTAAActtatcgatacttcagatgttgcaaaaactacattggaaacactttttgacggaaaaaagggctttaacacaaataaatgtgtcacatgatacattttcatcaagtgcaatcaaaacgagaatggcggagcggttcgcatggtctgatgaagagacttgttatttctcgtgatgagccaatgcagtagcgtaTAGGCTGGGTCCCCTGCTAccaaaaggggtacctgaactccctccacatcaactatagcctgggggtgtctctcaggatgtctaaataatacaaaaaccgtaaaggtaatttactgtgccagtcaaaatatttaataaaccgtgtgtttcattatctaaacattttttcttattattaaatggcagatgttttaccatatatgagaaattctctcattaatattaagttaaatttttttttgattaaacgtcgttattttgtattaattcaaatttcagttttaattaaaaaccttaagggaagcaggttacagtactaattcagttgttatcgcactgagaagggatgttgaaaggtaggatcacctgtacagatccgatgctgcaaacacagctgcatcatgggcacttccagcaGTGctaacgcaaatgtctcgtatcatgcacctgtcatcaacaagggcctggagaacaatagatggccaccctttgtgattaatgtaatcgtggtagccttccgtcggaggaagaataggcacatgcgtgccatccagcacaCCATAAATCTGTGGCagaagatgcaccaaggaattgcggtatgcaatttcattggcctccgctacagtcggaagactgatataacgccgcattaatttttttttaatagcagtgcacacagcatatacacatcgatggacggtagttttactaatgggcgcaacatcaggactgatgaatccacacaacatctcaaacatcggccgtgtcattctaaaatgtggaagccagagattttctgtggtgtctctccaccacctcctcccagaaggtcttattccgtcgtctctcccatactcatgggtttcgtcgcactggggtactttcttcgagctctagggctatcagacaagcaactgcttcattctgctgtcgtcttcggatattatttacaattccaattatttgtgaaactgaaataacagtaagctggcaaatttcaaaaaactgtctgaataatctctccatttatttgtttctttgtttagtggagggggtgtaacgtggaaaacaaaaggtagataatttgcgacatacacaaaattatgtatggaaacggctcaagggcagattttgttttgcgatacaacaaaacttatgcgacagttcgttttggggggggataacgtcatcacgcacaccattttatcgataaaacgccagttggatggaaa comes from Polypterus senegalus isolate Bchr_013 chromosome 14, ASM1683550v1, whole genome shotgun sequence and encodes:
- the gcnt7 gene encoding beta-1,3-galactosyl-O-glycosyl-glycoprotein beta-1,6-N-acetylglucosaminyltransferase 7; its protein translation is MFQLDAAKKSFLGCLGVCIFICTIIYRNAKGLSHQDRSLIDVHEAECGFYPDELCSSFFHYGDLSPKLTLACQKLYWPDNLLPYEGFNCSSVIQDLHFITKPLSRQEETYPLAYIITIHKELDMFVRLLRAIYAPQNVYCIHIDEKSKWRYKETVKALVDCFPNVFLASSTVNVVYAGYSRLQADINCMKDLLRSPTAWKNVINLCGQDFPTMTNKEIIQFLNSKTWKGKNITPGVKQPLAFKHRTSMKHKEITAFGNSYVLPFLVKKDIPPANLDIYFGSAYYSLTRKFVEFIFEDKRAQELLEWSKDTYSPDEHYWVTLNRLQDAPGSTPNASWEGRVRLVKWKDQEGKDHDGCRGKFVHNICVYAPGDLNWIIEKENMFANKFEMETFPLAVQCLERRHRLQVLSQAEAAIEPAWRLQDNTYFDMRQKVPDC